From Streptomyces sp. NBC_00683, one genomic window encodes:
- the gcvP gene encoding aminomethyl-transferring glycine dehydrogenase yields MTPRRTPLSQLEQGIPFEQRHIGPDAEAQAKMLAQVGYGSLDELTDAAVPDVIKSAEALDLPAARTEAEVLAELRRLADRNQVLAPMIGLGYYGTFTPPVILRNVMENPAWYTAYTPYQPEISQGRLEALLNFQTMVADLTGLPTSGASLLDEGTAAAEAMALARRVGKVRNGVFLVDADTLPQTVAVIRTRAEPTGVEVVVADLTDGIPADVAERGVFGVLLQYPGASGAVRDIKPVIDRAHELGAIVTVAADLLALTLLTSPGELGADVAVGTTQRFGVPMGFGGPHAGFMAVREKFARSLPGRLVGVSVDADGNKAYRLALQTREQHIRREKATSNICTAQVLLAVMAGMYAVYHGPDGLRTIARRTHRYATILADGLRAAGIDVVHGAYFDTLTVSVPGGAAGVVAGARERGVNLRLVDADHVSIACDETTTRAQIAAVWAAFGAGGDIEALDDAAADALPDNLLRTDTVLAHPVFHQHRSETAMLRYLRKLADRDYALDRGMIPLGSCTMKLNATAEMESITWPEFGALHPFAPAEQAQGFLTLIRELEERLAEVTGYDAVSIQPNAGSQGEFAGLLAVRAYHRANGDEGRTVCLIPSSAHGTNAASAVMAGMKVVVVKTADDGEVDIDDLRAKIEKHRDELAVLMITYPSTHGVFEEHVAAICGEVHDAGGQVYVDGANLNALVGLAKPGKFGGDVSHLNLHKTFCIPHGGGGPGVGPVGVRAHLAPYLPNHPLQPAAGPETGVGPISAAPWGSAGILPISWAYVRLMGGEGLKRATQVAVLAANYIAKRLEPHFPILYNGPAGLVAHECIVDLRPISKATGVSIDDVAKRLIDYGFHSPTMSFPVAGTLMIEPTESEDLAELDRFCDTMIAIRGEIEKVASGAWSAEDNPLGNAPHTAAALGGEWTHAYSREEAVFPAGVTPSDKYWPPVRRIDGAFGDRNLVCSCPPLDEYDQ; encoded by the coding sequence ATGACCCCCCGTCGCACTCCGCTCTCCCAGCTGGAGCAGGGCATTCCCTTCGAGCAGCGCCACATCGGGCCCGATGCCGAGGCCCAGGCCAAGATGCTCGCCCAGGTCGGATACGGCTCCCTCGACGAGCTCACCGACGCTGCCGTGCCCGACGTGATCAAGAGCGCCGAGGCGCTGGACCTTCCGGCTGCCCGTACCGAGGCCGAGGTCCTGGCCGAGCTGCGACGCCTCGCCGACCGCAATCAGGTGCTCGCACCGATGATCGGGCTCGGCTACTACGGCACGTTCACCCCGCCGGTGATCCTGCGCAACGTCATGGAGAACCCCGCCTGGTACACGGCGTACACGCCCTACCAGCCCGAGATCTCCCAGGGGCGGCTCGAGGCCCTGCTGAACTTCCAGACGATGGTGGCCGACCTGACCGGTCTGCCCACCTCCGGCGCCTCCCTCCTCGACGAGGGCACGGCGGCCGCCGAGGCCATGGCGCTCGCACGGCGCGTCGGCAAGGTCAGGAACGGCGTCTTCCTGGTCGACGCCGACACCCTGCCGCAGACCGTCGCCGTGATCCGGACCCGCGCCGAGCCGACCGGCGTCGAGGTGGTCGTCGCCGACCTCACCGACGGAATTCCGGCCGACGTCGCCGAGCGCGGCGTCTTCGGCGTCCTGCTGCAGTACCCGGGCGCCTCCGGAGCGGTCCGTGACATCAAGCCCGTCATCGACCGCGCGCACGAGCTCGGTGCGATCGTCACCGTCGCAGCCGATCTGCTGGCCCTGACCCTGCTCACCTCGCCCGGCGAGCTGGGCGCGGACGTGGCCGTCGGAACCACGCAGCGCTTCGGTGTCCCGATGGGCTTCGGCGGACCGCACGCCGGCTTCATGGCCGTCCGCGAGAAGTTCGCGCGCAGCCTGCCCGGCCGTCTCGTGGGCGTCTCCGTCGACGCCGACGGCAACAAGGCGTACCGCCTCGCACTCCAGACCCGCGAGCAGCACATCCGCCGGGAGAAGGCCACCAGCAACATCTGTACCGCGCAGGTACTGCTCGCCGTCATGGCGGGGATGTACGCCGTCTACCACGGCCCCGACGGTCTGCGCACGATCGCGCGGCGCACCCACAGGTACGCCACGATCCTGGCCGACGGCCTGCGCGCCGCCGGTATCGACGTGGTGCACGGCGCGTACTTCGACACGCTCACGGTGAGCGTTCCCGGCGGGGCTGCCGGTGTGGTCGCCGGTGCTCGCGAGCGCGGAGTGAACCTGCGGCTCGTCGACGCCGACCACGTCTCCATCGCCTGCGACGAGACCACCACCCGTGCGCAGATCGCGGCCGTCTGGGCCGCTTTCGGAGCGGGCGGTGACATCGAGGCCCTCGACGACGCCGCCGCCGACGCGCTACCCGACAACCTGCTGCGCACCGACACCGTCCTCGCGCACCCGGTCTTCCACCAGCACCGTTCCGAGACGGCGATGCTGCGCTACCTGCGCAAGCTCGCCGACCGCGACTACGCGCTGGACCGCGGCATGATCCCGCTCGGCTCCTGCACCATGAAGCTCAACGCCACGGCCGAGATGGAGTCGATCACCTGGCCCGAATTCGGTGCGCTGCACCCCTTCGCGCCGGCCGAGCAGGCACAGGGCTTCCTCACCCTCATCCGCGAGCTGGAGGAGCGCCTCGCCGAGGTCACCGGCTACGACGCCGTCTCCATCCAGCCCAACGCCGGCTCCCAGGGTGAGTTCGCCGGCCTTCTGGCCGTGCGCGCCTACCACCGGGCCAACGGCGACGAGGGGCGTACCGTCTGCCTCATCCCGTCCTCCGCACACGGCACCAACGCCGCGAGCGCCGTGATGGCGGGCATGAAGGTCGTCGTCGTGAAGACCGCCGACGACGGCGAGGTCGACATCGACGACCTCCGCGCCAAGATCGAGAAGCACCGTGACGAACTCGCGGTCCTCATGATCACCTACCCGTCCACGCACGGTGTCTTCGAGGAGCACGTCGCCGCGATCTGCGGCGAGGTGCACGACGCGGGCGGTCAGGTGTACGTCGACGGCGCCAACCTCAACGCGCTGGTGGGCCTCGCCAAGCCGGGCAAGTTCGGCGGCGACGTCTCGCACCTGAACCTGCACAAGACCTTCTGCATCCCGCACGGCGGCGGTGGCCCGGGCGTCGGCCCGGTCGGTGTCCGCGCGCACCTGGCGCCGTACCTTCCCAACCACCCGCTGCAGCCCGCCGCGGGCCCGGAGACCGGCGTCGGCCCGATCTCGGCGGCCCCGTGGGGCTCGGCCGGAATCCTGCCCATCTCCTGGGCGTACGTGCGCCTGATGGGCGGCGAGGGACTGAAGCGTGCGACGCAGGTCGCCGTACTCGCGGCCAACTACATCGCCAAGCGTCTGGAACCGCACTTCCCGATCCTGTACAACGGCCCGGCCGGTCTGGTCGCACACGAGTGCATCGTGGATCTGCGCCCGATCTCCAAGGCGACCGGCGTCAGCATCGACGACGTCGCCAAGCGGCTGATCGACTACGGCTTCCACTCGCCGACGATGTCGTTCCCGGTGGCCGGGACGCTGATGATCGAGCCCACCGAGAGCGAGGACCTCGCGGAGCTCGACCGGTTCTGCGACACGATGATCGCCATTCGCGGTGAGATCGAGAAGGTCGCATCCGGCGCGTGGAGCGCGGAGGACAACCCGCTGGGCAACGCCCCGCACACGGCGGCTGCGCTCGGTGGCGAGTGGACACACGCCTACAGCCGCGAAGAGGCCGTCTTCCCGGCCGGCGTCACGCCTTCGGACAAGTACTGGCCGCCGGTGCGCCGGATCGACGGTGCCTTCGGCGACCGCAATCTGGTCTGCTCCTGCCCGCCGCTGGACGAGTACGACCAGTAG
- a CDS encoding DNA polymerase IV produces the protein MRSAPTILHLDMDAFYASAEQAAKPSLRGKPVVVGGLGMRGVVATASYEARRLGVHSAMPMGQARRLAPNAAYLVPRFALYRTVSDQVMELLGRLSPLVEPLSLDEAFVDLEAGGVADDAASARAIGEQLRTVIRGVTGLSGSVGLAGSKMLAKIASEEAKPDGLLLIEPGTERELLAPMSVRILPGVGPATGDHLRRAGMTVVQDLAEAGEAELVRLLGKAHGVALHRMALGHDDRPVVAERDAKSVSVEDTFDVDLHDRVRVRTEVERLAGRCVERLRGAGRSGRTVVLKVRRYDFSTLTRSETLRGPTDDPTVVREAAARLLEAVDTTGGVRLLGVGVTGLADFTQEDLFAQAADALQAVSDESEDGADGAPDEPVTAEEAAEEQADRLAGRRWPAGHDVRHDVHGHGWVQGSGVGRVTVRFEEPGERPGRVRTFRVDDPQLQPADPLPLVRDPVDYSSWPASLPKSLSGPVPPGEAESSP, from the coding sequence GTGAGATCCGCTCCCACCATCCTGCATCTGGACATGGATGCCTTCTACGCCTCTGCCGAGCAGGCGGCGAAGCCCAGCCTGCGCGGCAAACCGGTGGTGGTGGGCGGACTGGGGATGCGCGGGGTGGTGGCCACCGCGTCGTACGAGGCCCGGCGCCTCGGTGTGCATTCGGCGATGCCCATGGGGCAGGCGAGACGGCTGGCACCCAACGCCGCCTATCTGGTGCCGCGATTCGCCCTCTACCGGACGGTGAGCGACCAGGTGATGGAGCTCCTGGGGCGGCTGTCGCCGCTCGTCGAGCCGCTCAGCCTGGACGAGGCCTTCGTCGACCTGGAAGCCGGTGGGGTCGCCGATGACGCGGCATCGGCCCGTGCGATCGGTGAGCAGCTGCGCACGGTCATCAGAGGCGTCACGGGACTCAGCGGTTCGGTCGGTCTGGCCGGCTCCAAGATGCTGGCCAAGATCGCCTCGGAGGAGGCGAAGCCGGACGGTCTCCTGCTCATCGAGCCGGGTACGGAGCGCGAACTGCTCGCACCCATGTCCGTGCGGATCCTGCCGGGCGTCGGGCCCGCCACCGGGGACCATCTGCGGCGTGCGGGGATGACGGTGGTCCAGGACCTGGCCGAGGCGGGGGAGGCCGAGCTCGTCCGCCTGCTGGGCAAGGCGCACGGCGTCGCGCTGCACCGCATGGCACTCGGGCACGACGACCGGCCCGTCGTCGCGGAACGGGACGCGAAGTCCGTATCGGTCGAGGACACCTTCGACGTGGACCTGCACGACCGGGTCCGGGTCAGGACGGAGGTGGAGAGGCTGGCCGGGCGGTGCGTGGAGCGCCTGCGGGGCGCGGGGAGGTCGGGGCGGACCGTCGTGCTCAAGGTGCGCCGGTACGACTTCTCCACGCTCACCCGCTCCGAGACCCTGCGCGGCCCCACCGACGACCCCACGGTCGTCAGGGAAGCCGCGGCGCGGTTGCTGGAGGCCGTTGACACCACCGGGGGCGTACGGCTCCTCGGAGTGGGCGTCACGGGGCTCGCCGACTTCACCCAGGAGGATCTCTTCGCGCAGGCCGCCGACGCACTGCAGGCGGTGTCGGACGAGTCGGAGGACGGGGCGGACGGTGCCCCCGACGAGCCGGTCACGGCGGAGGAGGCGGCCGAGGAGCAGGCGGACCGGCTCGCAGGCCGGAGGTGGCCCGCAGGCCACGACGTACGGCACGACGTCCACGGCCACGGCTGGGTGCAGGGCAGCGGTGTCGGCCGTGTCACGGTCCGGTTCGAGGAACCGGGGGAGCGGCCGGGCCGGGTGCGCACGTTCCGTGTCGACGATCCGCAGCTCCAGCCGGCCGACCCGCTTCCCCTGGTGCGGGACCCCGTGGACTACTCCTCGTGGCCGGCCAGCCTGCCGAAGTCCCTGTCGGGCCCCGTACCGCCCGGCGAGGCGGAGTCCAGCCCGTAG
- a CDS encoding PRC-barrel domain-containing protein encodes MQTDIDPRSLIGRKAYDRQGSKIGTVDEVYLDDATGVPEWAAVRTGLFTRDAFVPLEPSEFVDGTLVIPFDRALIKDAPDFGVGRHLSPEQELQLYRHYGLDSASPGGTGPDRDFGRLAGHEE; translated from the coding sequence GTGCAGACCGACATCGATCCGCGCAGCCTGATCGGCCGCAAGGCCTACGACCGCCAAGGCTCCAAGATCGGAACGGTGGACGAGGTCTATCTCGACGATGCCACCGGTGTACCCGAGTGGGCGGCCGTGCGCACCGGGCTCTTCACCCGGGACGCCTTCGTCCCGCTGGAACCGAGCGAATTCGTCGACGGCACCCTGGTGATCCCCTTCGACCGCGCCCTGATCAAGGACGCCCCCGATTTCGGTGTAGGCCGGCATCTCTCCCCCGAGCAGGAGCTGCAGCTCTACCGTCACTACGGGCTGGACTCCGCCTCGCCGGGCGGTACGGGGCCCGACAGGGACTTCGGCAGGCTGGCCGGCCACGAGGAGTAG